The Microbacterium natoriense genomic interval TCCAGGCCCCTCCCCTCACCCGACCGCGAGTCGACACGGGTCACCGCCCCTCCTTCCCGCGTGCACTGCACGGCGAGTGGATCAAGCTCGCCACGCTGCGGTCGACCTGGTGGTCGATCGGCATCGTCGCCGTGCTCACCATCGGGATCGCCGTGCTGATCGCTCAGGCGGTCGAACAGCCCGGCTTCGATCCGATCCAGGCCGTCGTCATGCCGATCCAGTTCACGATGCTGCTCGCGGGCATCCTCGGCGCCATCTCCGTCACCGGCGAGTACTCGACCGGGATGATCCGCTCCACTCTCGCCGCGAATCCAGTACGTGGGTCGGTCCTCGCGGCCAAGGCCGCCGTCATCGCCCTGTTCATGTTCGTGTCGTCCCTGGTGATCTTCTTCGCGGCGGCTCTCGCCGTCACAGCGGTCGTCGCATCGCGTGACCAGAGCATCGACTGGTCCGAGCCGTCGGCATCCGTCCTCCCTGTCGTCGTGTCGTCCTTGGCGATGGCAGTGTTCGCGCTGATCGGAGTGGCGTTCGGTTTCATCCTCCGCTCGGGCGCGGGGGCGATCGCCGCCACCGTCGGCCTGCTGTTCGTGCTGCCGATCGTGGCGAACTTCTTCATGCTGGCCGGAGAATCCTGGGCCTGGGTCACGGACGCCGCCGGCTACCTGCCGGTGGCGGCAGCACAGAGTGCGATCCTCACCGAGAATGCCGCTCTGGACACGCCTGTCGCCTACCTGACGCTGGGCGCCTGGGTGATCGCGGGAATGCTCGGCGCCTGGGCCGTGCTGCGCACGCGTGACGCGTAGAGTCGCTCCGTGAGCAAGCCGCGCAGCCGCAGCGCCGTCGCCCTCGAGGACGACGGTCTGCGGCTGCCGCGTCCCCCCGGGGTGTTCCGGAGGTTCTGGGCCCGGCATCCGCTGTTCGGCGACATCCTGATCGCTCTCTTCTGCCTCGTCCTGTCGCTGACGCCGGTGCGGGCCGGCGAGCACGATCTCCCCGAGCCGACCGCGATCCTGCTGGCGGTCCTCGTCCCGATCTCCGTCGTCGCCGCTTGCGGAACCCTGCTGCTGCGCCGACGGCATCCGCTCGTCCCGTTCGTCGCTGCTTTCCTCGCCGAGGCGTTCTTCCTCTTCCTCGGGGCGCCCGGCGGCACGCCCATGGTGACGGTGGCGGCATACTCTCTCGCCGTCTACGCCTCGAGCCGCGCCGCATGGCTGGGGCTCGGAATAGGCCTGGGCGCCCTCGCAGCTCTGTCGGCAGCGCTCATGGCGGTCGGGACGATCACTCTTCAGATGGCCGCGAACGGTCTCATCGGCAATCTCGTGGTCGGGCTGATCGGCGTGCTGATCGGCATCAACGTGGGCGGACGCAAGCGCTACCTGGCCGCGCTCATCGACCGATCCCGGCAGCTGCTCATCGAGCGCGATCAGCAGGCGCAGCTGGCCGCCGCCGCGGAGCGCGCCCGGATCGCCAGAGAGATGCACGACATCGTCTCGCATTCGCTCACCGTGATCGTCGCGCTCTCAGAGGGTGCGGCGGCGACGTCGGATGCTGCCCGGGCCCGCGAGGCCGCGACCGCCGCTGCCGCCACCGCCCGCTCGGCGCTCGGAGAGATGCGATCGATGCTCGGCGTGCTCCGCGACGACGGCGCCCCCCTCCCCCTGTCGCCGATGTCGGCGCCGACGCCGCACGACACCGTGATGAACGCCCAGCGGGCCGGGTTCCCGGTCAGCCTCTCGAGCACCGGGGGAACGACGTTCGGCCCCGGCGTCGAGCACGCCGTCGCGCGCATCGTTCAGGAGGGAGTGACGAACGCGATCCGGCACGCGCCCGCCGCGACCGCGATCGCCGTGCGGCTCGAGCGGTCCGCACGCGGAGTCGTCGTCGAGATCGTGAACGACGGAGTCGGCGATGCGAGCGGCCCGTCGGGCTTCGGCCTCAAGGGGCTCGCCGAGCGCGTCGCGCACGTGAACGGCGACATCGAATACGGGCGCACGGAGGTCTCGCGGTGGCGGCTGCGCGCGACGATCCCCGGTGGCGAGCCCGGCGTGGAGCAGGAACTGGAGCAGTCATGACAGAACAGATCAGGATCCTTCTTGTCGACGATCAGGAGCTCATCCGGCTCGGGTTCCGCATGGTCCTCGAAGCCGAAAGCGATCTGGTGGTCATCGGCGAGGCGAGCGATGGTCGCGCGGCGATCGCACAGGCCGGAGCCTTGCAGCCCGATCTCGTCCTGATGGACATCCGGATGCCGGGGCTCGACGGCATCGCCGCGACAGAGGCGATCGTGCGCGAGCATCCGGGAACGCGGGTGCTCGTGCTCACCACCTTCGATCTCGACGAGTACGCGTTCGGCGCGATCCGCGCGGGGGCGAGCGGGTTCCTGCTCAAAGACGCGCAGCGCCACGAGATGATCTCCGCGGTGCGCGCCGTGCATCGCGGAGATGCCGCGCTGTCACCGCGGATCACCAGGATGCTGCTCGACCACGTGTCCTCGCGGCTGCACACGCCGGCACCCGAAGGCGCCGAACTGCTCGAGACGCTCACCGACCGCGAGCACGACGTGTTCCTCGCGATCGCGCGGGGACTCAGCAACGCCGAGATCGGCGAGACGCTGTTCGTGTCCGAATCGACAGTCAAGACGCACGTGAGCCGCGTGCTCGCCAAGCTCGGTGCGCGCGACCGCATTCACGCCGTCATCCTCGCGCACCGGCTCGGCTACGGCGACGACTCGCCGGCGGGCGCCTAGCCTCGAGCGGGAGTCCACTCCGAGACGCGGTCGAGCGCGGCGATCTCATCGGCTGTGAGCTCGAGGCGCGCTCCGGCGAGCAGATCGGGCACCTGGTCCACTGTGCGCGCGCTGGCGATCGGGGCGACGACCGTCGGCTGCGCACGGAGCCAGGCCAGCGAGGTCGCGGCGATCGATGCGCCGTGCGCTGCGCCGATCTCCTCGAGCGAATCGATGATCCGCAGGCCCGCCTCGGTCGCGTACTTGGCGGCGCCGGTGGCGCGCGGAGACGACTGATCGGCCGCATCCGTGGAGCGGTACTTGCCCGTCAGGAAGCCGCTCGCGAGCGAGTAGTAGGGAACGAGTCCGAGACCGAACTCCTCGGCCACGGGGATGATCGTCTCCTCCACGTCGTTGCGGTGCACGAGGTTGTAGTGCGGCTGCACAGCGACCGGGCGTGCGACGCCCAGACGGTCCGCGATCTCCACCCACTCGCGGATGCGGTCGGCGCTGTAGTTCGACACGGCGACGTGGCGAACCAGGCCGTCGGCCACCAGCTGTCCGAAGGCGGCGACGGTCTCCTCGAGCGGAACGGTCTCGTCATCGAAGTGCGCGTAGTGGAGGTCTATGGCGTCGACTCCGAGTCGTGCGAGCGATGCCTCGGCCGCCGCGCGCACGTTCGATGCCGAGAGACCCCTGAAGTCGGGGTGCTGACTCACCTTCGTCGCGACGACGACGTTCTTCGGCGTGCGCGAAGCGAGCCACTCGCCGATGATCGTCTCGCTCTCGCCACCGTGGTTTCCGGGCACCCACGCGCTGTAGGCGTCGGCGGTGTCGATGAAGTCGCCGCCTCCGGCGACGAACGCGTCGAGGACGGCGAAGGAAGCATCGCGGTCGGCCGTCCAGCCGAACACGTTGCCGCCGAGAGAGAGCGGGAAGACGTCGAGATCACTGTTTCCGATGCGGGTCATGCTCGGGACAACGTGCGGATGGTCCCGCTGCATTCCCCGGATGACGCCGTATTGCGGATCCGTCGTGGAGCCGACTACGGGATTCGAACCCGTGACATCCTGTTTACAAGACAGGTGCTCTACCAGCTGAGCTAAGTCGGCGGATGCCACCAGCATAGCGATGGTGGCGGGGCGCCCTGAAACCCGCTCCGACTACTGCGCGGGAGTCTCGGTCGGCGTGGGAGTGGGAGTGGGCGTCGCCTCGTAGTACGCGTCGCTGGCGACCGTGAGCACGAACTGCGAGAACTCGGTGGCGTCGTCGAGCGCACCCACGTACTGCTCGCCGTTCACGACCACCATCGGCGCCGACGTCAGAACGAGCTCATCCGATCCGACCAGCGGTCCGGCGAGTGCGCGGTTGGTTGCTTCCTTCGCCCAGGCGACGTAGTCCTGATCCTCGATGCACGACTTCACGTCCTTGGCGTTGCTCACGCCGACCGCTACTGCGGCATTCGCGAGGTCGGCATCACTGCGTCCGTCGCTGTTGATCTCCGGCTGGTCGTCGAGCAGATCGTGATTGAAGGCGTAGAACTGATCAGGCGAGTGCGTCGCGACGCACGCGGCCGCAGCTGCGGCGCGGAGCGAATACTTCGTGCCGTTGGAGCTCGCCGTGAGGAGCGCGACCGGGTGGTACGTGACGGTCGCCGCGCCCTCGGTGATCCAGTTCACCAGCTGGCGTGCGTTCGCGCGCTCGAAAGTGCCCGCGTCGGGCGACAGGTAGTCCACGTAGATGTGGATGTCGACGGCGTTCCCCGTCGCGGTGGGCTCAGGCGTCGCCGTCGGCTCGGTGGCGGCGTCTGTGGGCTCGGCGCTGGGCGTCGCGGGAACCTCGTCGGACGACGCGGTCGCCGAGATGTCGGAGATGAGGATGCCGTCGCCATCCATCCCGCTCGGGGAGAGCTGCGGCTTGGTCACCTGCGCCGACACCGCAAGGGTCACCGCCGTGCCGATCGCACCGACGGCGACGATCGCCACCGCTCCGATGATGATCCGTCGCATCAGACGCGCCCTCGACTGCTGGGCGTGCACCTGCTGTGCCTTCTCCCGCACGGCCTCGCGCGAATTGCGAGGGGTGGGGACGTTCGGCGTCTCGTCGCTCGACATCGTTCCTCTTGCCGTCTCACGGGGGCAGGGTGGCCCCGGACGCCGCTCGACGCGGCGAACGCCGCGAAACGCGGCCGGGTTCGATGCTAGCCAGACAGTCTGAGAAATACCCAGGTGCGACGTTTACCGATCGGCGTCTGCTCTGCCATACTGAACCCGACCCAATGATGGGTCACGGCGGGTGCTCCCCGCCGCTCTATCACTACGGATCGTCCGGCACGTACCTGCCGGTGAAGGAGAAACACAATGGCATCTGTCACTTTCGATGACGCCACCCGCCTGTACCCCGGCGGCACCCGTCCCGCCGTGGACAAGCTGAACCTCGAGGTCGCAGACGGCGAGTTCCTCGTCCTCGTCGGCCCCTCCGGTTGCGGTAAGTCCACGTCGCTGCGCATGCTCGCAGGTCTCGAAGAGGTCAACGCCGGCCGCATCCTCATCGGCGACCGCGACGTCACCGACGTGCCCCCGAAGGACCGCGACATCGCGATGGTGTTCCAGAACTACGCGCTGTACCCGCACATGACCGTCGCCGAGAACATGGGCTTCGCCCTCAAGATCGCCGGCGTCGGCAAGGAAGAGCGCGCCACCCGCGTTCTCGAGGCCGCCAAGCTGCTCGACCTCGAGGAGTATCTGACCCGCAAGCCGAAGGCGCTCTCGGGCGGCCAGCGTCAGCGTGTCGCCATGGGCCGCGCGATCGTGCGTCAGCCGCAGGTGTTCCTCATGGACGAGCCGCTGTCGAACCTCGACGCCAAGCTCCGCGTCCAGACCCGTACGCAGATCGCATCGCTGCAGCGTCGTCTGGGCGTCACCACCGTGTACGTCACGCACGACCAGACCGAGGCGCTCACCATGGGCGACCGCATCGCGGTCCTCAAGGACGGCCTGCTCCAGCAGGTCGGATCGCCGCGCGACCTGTACGAGAAGCCGAACAACGTCTTCGTCGCAGGCTTCATCGGCTCGCCGGCCATGAACCTGTTCGCCGCAGACCTCGCCGACGGCGGCGTGAAGTTCGGCACCGAGATCGTCGCGCTCGACCGCGACACCGTGGGCCGCGCGAACGGCTCGCAGGTCACGGTGGGCGTTCGCCCTGAGGACATCACCGTCGGCCCCGCCGACGGCAAGGGCCTCTCGGTCGTCGTCGATCTGGTCGAGGAGCTCGGCGCCGACGGCTACCTGTACGGCCACACGGAGATCAACGGCAAGCGCGCCGACCTCGTCGCACGCGTCGACGGTCGCAGCCACCCGAACGCGGGCGAGACCGTCACCCTGGCGGCGAACGCGGGCCACGTGCACGCCTTCGACATCGAGTCGGGCGAGCGCCTGAACGACAAGCCGGTGGTCTCGGCTTCCTGAGTTCTGCAGCATCGCGGCGCGGGTCGACCTTTCTGGTCGTCCCGCGCCGCGTCGTTTCCCCCGGCATCCATCACTTCAGGAGAACCATGCAGGACGCACTCCGCATCACCGCCAGCACGGTCGACCCTGGTCTGCTGACGCTGCCCTGGTCGACGACTCTCGCGAAGTGGCCGTCCGAGCAGATCGTGTCGCTGCCGAAGGGTCTCTCCCGGCATCTCGTGCGCTTCGCCGACCTCTCGGGTCGGGTGGTGGCGGTCAAGGAGACGACGGACGAGATGGCCAAGCGCGAATACGACATGCTCGGAAACCTCGCCCGCCTCGCCGTCCCCTGCGTCGATCGAGTCGCGGTGATCGCCGGACGGACGGATGCCGCGGGCGATCCTCTTCCCGCTGCTCTCGTGACCTCGCATCTGCGCTTCTCGATGCCGTACCGCGCTCTGTTCACGCGCGTCCTCCGCCCCGACACCGCCACGCGTCTCGTCGATGCGCTGGCTCTCCTGCTCGTTCGTCTGCACAACGTCGGCTTCTACTGGGGCGACGTGTCGCTGTCGAACACGCTCTTCCGTCGAGACGCCGGCGCCTTCGCGGCCTATCTCGTCGACGCCGAGACCGGCGAGCTGCACGAGGAGGGGCTCACCGACGGACAGCGCGCATACGACCTCGACCTCGCACGAACGAACATCGCCGGCGAAGTCATGGATCTCGCCGCAGGCGGCAGGCTCGAGCGCGGCGTCGATGCGATCGCGATCGCCGACGGCATCGTCTCCTCCTACCGCTCCCTGTGGGCCGAGCTCACCGCGCAGGAGTCGTTCTCGGCCGCGGAGACCTGGCGTATCACCGAGCGGGTCGAAAGGCTGAACGCTCTCGGGTTCGACATCGACGAGATGTCCATGTCGACCACGTCCGACGGCACCGTGGTCGAGATCCAGCCGAAGGTGGTCGACGCGGGTCATCATCAGCGCCGGCTGATCCGGCTGACGGGCCTCGACGTCGAGGAGAACCAGGCCCGTCGTCTGCTGAACGACCTCGACGAGTTCCGCGCTCGCTCCACCAAGCAGTGGGCCGACGAGGAGATGTACGCGCACGAATGGCTCACGCGCGTCTTCGAGCCCGTGGTGCGGGCGATCCCCTACGACTTGCGCGCCAAACTCGAGCCCGCCGAGGTCTTCCACCAGGTGCTGGAGCACCGCTGGTACCTGTCGCAGAATCAGGGGCGGTCCGTGCCGCTCGCCGAGGTGCTCACCAGTTACATCAACGAGGTGCTCCGGCACCGCCGCGACGAGGCCACGATCATGGGGCCGCCCACCGAGACCATGAGCCTTCCCGTGATCACGGGCGTGACCCCCGTGGCGGATGACGACGAGGATGTCGACTGGCGCGACCTCGTCTGAGCGGGCGTACGACGACCGAGAAGAGCCGGCCGAGATCCCTCGCGGCCGGCCCTTTCCCGTCAGCTGATCAGAGCTCGCTGTGCGCTTTTCGGCGTCTGATGAGGAACATCGCCCCGAGCAGCACGGCAGTCACCGCTACGGCGGTCAATCCCACCGGGAGCGCG includes:
- a CDS encoding DUF4032 domain-containing protein, with amino-acid sequence MQDALRITASTVDPGLLTLPWSTTLAKWPSEQIVSLPKGLSRHLVRFADLSGRVVAVKETTDEMAKREYDMLGNLARLAVPCVDRVAVIAGRTDAAGDPLPAALVTSHLRFSMPYRALFTRVLRPDTATRLVDALALLLVRLHNVGFYWGDVSLSNTLFRRDAGAFAAYLVDAETGELHEEGLTDGQRAYDLDLARTNIAGEVMDLAAGGRLERGVDAIAIADGIVSSYRSLWAELTAQESFSAAETWRITERVERLNALGFDIDEMSMSTTSDGTVVEIQPKVVDAGHHQRRLIRLTGLDVEENQARRLLNDLDEFRARSTKQWADEEMYAHEWLTRVFEPVVRAIPYDLRAKLEPAEVFHQVLEHRWYLSQNQGRSVPLAEVLTSYINEVLRHRRDEATIMGPPTETMSLPVITGVTPVADDDEDVDWRDLV
- a CDS encoding ABC transporter permease, whose product is MTIQAPPLTRPRVDTGHRPSFPRALHGEWIKLATLRSTWWSIGIVAVLTIGIAVLIAQAVEQPGFDPIQAVVMPIQFTMLLAGILGAISVTGEYSTGMIRSTLAANPVRGSVLAAKAAVIALFMFVSSLVIFFAAALAVTAVVASRDQSIDWSEPSASVLPVVVSSLAMAVFALIGVAFGFILRSGAGAIAATVGLLFVLPIVANFFMLAGESWAWVTDAAGYLPVAAAQSAILTENAALDTPVAYLTLGAWVIAGMLGAWAVLRTRDA
- a CDS encoding response regulator codes for the protein MTEQIRILLVDDQELIRLGFRMVLEAESDLVVIGEASDGRAAIAQAGALQPDLVLMDIRMPGLDGIAATEAIVREHPGTRVLVLTTFDLDEYAFGAIRAGASGFLLKDAQRHEMISAVRAVHRGDAALSPRITRMLLDHVSSRLHTPAPEGAELLETLTDREHDVFLAIARGLSNAEIGETLFVSESTVKTHVSRVLAKLGARDRIHAVILAHRLGYGDDSPAGA
- a CDS encoding aldo/keto reductase, translated to MTRIGNSDLDVFPLSLGGNVFGWTADRDASFAVLDAFVAGGGDFIDTADAYSAWVPGNHGGESETIIGEWLASRTPKNVVVATKVSQHPDFRGLSASNVRAAAEASLARLGVDAIDLHYAHFDDETVPLEETVAAFGQLVADGLVRHVAVSNYSADRIREWVEIADRLGVARPVAVQPHYNLVHRNDVEETIIPVAEEFGLGLVPYYSLASGFLTGKYRSTDAADQSSPRATGAAKYATEAGLRIIDSLEEIGAAHGASIAATSLAWLRAQPTVVAPIASARTVDQVPDLLAGARLELTADEIAALDRVSEWTPARG
- a CDS encoding sensor histidine kinase, coding for MSKPRSRSAVALEDDGLRLPRPPGVFRRFWARHPLFGDILIALFCLVLSLTPVRAGEHDLPEPTAILLAVLVPISVVAACGTLLLRRRHPLVPFVAAFLAEAFFLFLGAPGGTPMVTVAAYSLAVYASSRAAWLGLGIGLGALAALSAALMAVGTITLQMAANGLIGNLVVGLIGVLIGINVGGRKRYLAALIDRSRQLLIERDQQAQLAAAAERARIAREMHDIVSHSLTVIVALSEGAAATSDAARAREAATAAAATARSALGEMRSMLGVLRDDGAPLPLSPMSAPTPHDTVMNAQRAGFPVSLSSTGGTTFGPGVEHAVARIVQEGVTNAIRHAPAATAIAVRLERSARGVVVEIVNDGVGDASGPSGFGLKGLAERVAHVNGDIEYGRTEVSRWRLRATIPGGEPGVEQELEQS
- a CDS encoding DsbA family protein, producing the protein MSSDETPNVPTPRNSREAVREKAQQVHAQQSRARLMRRIIIGAVAIVAVGAIGTAVTLAVSAQVTKPQLSPSGMDGDGILISDISATASSDEVPATPSAEPTDAATEPTATPEPTATGNAVDIHIYVDYLSPDAGTFERANARQLVNWITEGAATVTYHPVALLTASSNGTKYSLRAAAAAACVATHSPDQFYAFNHDLLDDQPEINSDGRSDADLANAAVAVGVSNAKDVKSCIEDQDYVAWAKEATNRALAGPLVGSDELVLTSAPMVVVNGEQYVGALDDATEFSQFVLTVASDAYYEATPTPTPTPTETPAQ
- a CDS encoding ABC transporter ATP-binding protein; the encoded protein is MASVTFDDATRLYPGGTRPAVDKLNLEVADGEFLVLVGPSGCGKSTSLRMLAGLEEVNAGRILIGDRDVTDVPPKDRDIAMVFQNYALYPHMTVAENMGFALKIAGVGKEERATRVLEAAKLLDLEEYLTRKPKALSGGQRQRVAMGRAIVRQPQVFLMDEPLSNLDAKLRVQTRTQIASLQRRLGVTTVYVTHDQTEALTMGDRIAVLKDGLLQQVGSPRDLYEKPNNVFVAGFIGSPAMNLFAADLADGGVKFGTEIVALDRDTVGRANGSQVTVGVRPEDITVGPADGKGLSVVVDLVEELGADGYLYGHTEINGKRADLVARVDGRSHPNAGETVTLAANAGHVHAFDIESGERLNDKPVVSAS